The proteins below come from a single Geothermobacter hydrogeniphilus genomic window:
- a CDS encoding conjugal transfer protein TraG N-terminal domain-containing protein: MKKLFLFLSFLFLPAQALAIDGEFYTYGGFDAVVAGFQRIALIFSDNAYQTLFYSVIVLGILLGSVNLVMRVATGARLSPVGWLVPVFVGILLYLGMVVPTGTMHIYSQLTNRYTPVAGVPDGVIAVAHVLNSIERGLIEIIETSSDPKSYPNQAGGTGYMGLLEMVSTEFSIPDTYLNQNLDDYIDKCVAYEVDTPGSTLTVEELRRGTTDFRTALGKANNPALTTVVYSAANPQGSVATCADAWSTTILPGLNNATTFDAAIDEICAKTGYDPATPASRQKCQTAIQDVLDDLGVISTTTDFARQALLAKRLHEVFRSGNTAALTNYKFMVNAKGTMVAMNEWLPIMKGVLTAIALSMVPILALFLPTPLIGKALSVFLGMMIWLVTWGVIDAMLHSFAMDLAGRFLLEIRNLATTPGAMGMDPFLFAPDELTKVLGMFGMIRSSGLMLSTVMTAVLVKFGGHALASMAGNLMGQVQGVGLQAARLTEDPSGRAAALNANLAAMPTQTIANAPRGYEMMMHGSMVNQMSNVASGQAHAAKVAYQQQAGGVGGGSAWGATGAGMELLTRSMKTGKVVGDDGKATNYSVGDGVGMEGSQTTLASGWTQKSSVRREDGDVAGGTVTQVSASGTITETANAQGETTTHIQAAGFSNSFGLAYQEVGIEKGAHTLSTGENWNHMMQEVDKDSIISGEARAFKTALSDRVTSSVRQQMSDGSAYQSVSSETKEKLLQAGTQVGLSGGKLLQALTLGMVTIQGSIGGSARLTTKDGETATISMSQEEVKALNHEIATMREEALTQTMQTSAGRDYAASTSAADNASEGFSYLREVATRNTTSTAFTTDLMTGYVDDRAKEMMADEPGRYQDLNAARRAVLDDMNRQRLGTGVEQDALNRDINAWTMRHYDDYLDTSTTGNSVMRDIAHTRNRVDAGVREHRAAGEAAAGRAKEAVADNTFEDPRPGKIGPPDVPGVVGARETRKQAVQDVKNEIPGVEKKHEQKNGWKEDDDVAP; the protein is encoded by the coding sequence GTGAAAAAGCTCTTTCTCTTTCTGTCCTTTCTTTTTCTTCCCGCGCAAGCCTTGGCGATTGACGGGGAATTCTACACCTACGGCGGTTTCGACGCCGTGGTGGCGGGGTTCCAGCGGATCGCGCTGATCTTTTCCGACAACGCCTACCAGACGCTCTTCTATTCTGTCATTGTCCTTGGCATCCTGCTTGGTTCCGTCAACCTGGTGATGCGGGTTGCGACCGGGGCAAGGCTGTCGCCGGTAGGCTGGCTGGTGCCTGTCTTTGTCGGGATTCTTCTCTATCTCGGCATGGTGGTTCCCACCGGAACGATGCACATCTATTCCCAGTTGACCAACCGCTACACCCCGGTTGCGGGCGTCCCGGACGGGGTGATCGCCGTGGCCCATGTTCTGAACAGCATCGAGAGAGGTCTGATCGAAATCATCGAAACATCTTCCGACCCGAAAAGCTATCCGAACCAGGCTGGCGGGACCGGCTACATGGGACTTCTGGAAATGGTGTCCACGGAATTTTCCATCCCGGACACGTACCTGAACCAGAATCTTGACGACTACATCGACAAATGCGTCGCCTATGAGGTCGATACGCCCGGTTCAACCCTGACGGTCGAAGAGTTGCGGCGCGGTACGACCGACTTCCGCACTGCTCTCGGCAAGGCCAACAACCCAGCCCTGACGACGGTTGTCTACAGTGCGGCCAACCCGCAGGGAAGTGTGGCGACCTGCGCCGACGCATGGAGCACCACCATTCTGCCCGGCCTGAACAACGCGACGACCTTTGACGCGGCTATCGACGAGATCTGTGCGAAAACGGGCTACGATCCGGCAACCCCCGCATCGAGGCAGAAGTGCCAGACCGCGATTCAGGATGTTCTGGACGATCTGGGGGTAATCTCGACAACGACCGACTTTGCCCGCCAGGCGCTGCTGGCCAAACGGCTGCATGAGGTTTTTCGGAGCGGGAACACGGCGGCTCTGACCAATTACAAGTTCATGGTGAACGCCAAGGGCACGATGGTGGCCATGAACGAATGGCTGCCGATTATGAAGGGAGTTCTGACAGCCATTGCGCTCAGCATGGTGCCGATTCTGGCGCTGTTTCTACCGACCCCGCTCATCGGCAAGGCCCTCAGTGTCTTTCTCGGGATGATGATCTGGCTGGTCACCTGGGGCGTGATCGACGCGATGCTGCACAGCTTCGCAATGGATTTAGCCGGAAGGTTCCTGCTGGAGATCCGCAACCTGGCGACAACGCCGGGGGCTATGGGCATGGACCCTTTCCTGTTCGCACCGGACGAACTGACAAAGGTTCTCGGCATGTTCGGGATGATCCGTTCGTCCGGCCTGATGCTATCGACGGTTATGACTGCGGTTCTGGTCAAGTTCGGCGGACATGCTCTGGCGTCGATGGCCGGGAATCTCATGGGCCAGGTCCAGGGAGTTGGTCTGCAGGCGGCCAGGCTCACGGAAGACCCGAGCGGAAGGGCGGCGGCGCTCAACGCCAACTTGGCGGCCATGCCGACCCAGACTATCGCCAACGCGCCCCGTGGCTACGAAATGATGATGCACGGTTCGATGGTGAACCAGATGTCCAATGTCGCCTCTGGGCAGGCGCACGCTGCCAAGGTCGCTTATCAGCAGCAGGCTGGCGGTGTCGGCGGCGGCAGCGCCTGGGGGGCTACCGGCGCGGGGATGGAACTCCTGACCCGCTCCATGAAGACCGGGAAGGTTGTCGGGGATGACGGCAAAGCGACCAACTACAGCGTCGGGGACGGTGTAGGCATGGAGGGGTCGCAGACGACTCTCGCAAGTGGCTGGACCCAGAAAAGCAGCGTCCGAAGAGAAGATGGAGATGTTGCCGGTGGAACGGTAACCCAGGTCAGTGCATCGGGTACGATTACCGAGACGGCCAATGCCCAGGGCGAAACAACGACGCACATCCAGGCTGCCGGATTTTCCAATTCTTTCGGTCTGGCTTACCAGGAAGTCGGTATAGAGAAGGGCGCACATACGTTGTCCACGGGTGAAAACTGGAATCACATGATGCAGGAGGTGGACAAGGATTCCATCATCAGCGGTGAGGCGCGGGCGTTCAAGACGGCGCTTTCGGACAGGGTGACGAGTTCTGTCCGGCAGCAAATGTCGGACGGGTCCGCTTATCAGTCTGTTTCTAGCGAAACTAAAGAGAAACTTCTCCAGGCTGGAACCCAGGTCGGACTTAGTGGGGGGAAGCTGCTGCAGGCCCTTACTCTTGGGATGGTTACCATTCAAGGGAGTATCGGAGGTTCTGCACGTCTTACTACTAAAGACGGCGAAACCGCCACAATCAGCATGAGCCAGGAAGAGGTTAAAGCACTCAACCACGAAATTGCGACGATGCGCGAAGAAGCTCTGACGCAGACCATGCAGACTTCCGCCGGTCGGGACTATGCCGCTTCCACGTCCGCTGCCGACAATGCTTCGGAGGGTTTCTCGTATCTGCGTGAGGTGGCGACCCGGAATACGACTTCAACAGCTTTCACCACGGATCTTATGACCGGGTACGTAGACGACCGGGCCAAGGAGATGATGGCCGACGAGCCCGGCCGGTATCAGGATCTTAATGCGGCTCGCCGCGCTGTTCTGGACGACATGAATCGGCAGAGGCTTGGTACGGGGGTGGAGCAGGACGCTCTAAACCGTGACATCAACGCCTGGACGATGAGACACTATGACGATTATCTGGACACCTCTACGACCGGGAATAGTGTGATGCGGGATATTGCTCACACCAGAAATCGGGTAGATGCCGGAGTCCGGGAACATCGTGCAGCCGGGGAAGCTGCTGCGGGCCGGGCGAAAGAGGCTGTGGCCGATAACACTTTTGAAGATCCGCGGCCTGGAAAGATTGGTCCGCCGGATGTGCCGGGGGTTGTGGGGGCAAGAGAAACCCGAAAGCAGGCTGTTCAGGACGTAAAGAATGAGATTCCAGGGGTAGAAAAGAAGCACGAGCAAAAGAACGGCTGGAAGGAAGATGATGACGTAGCCCCTTGA